TGTCTGAGAGACCAGGCTGTCTTCCATTCATCAAACGAAACAGTTTTGAAGATCTTCAAAACTTGATCACAGAGAGCTCCACATTTTCGTGCGTTATGATCAACTTGTTCCACCATCCAGGCTGTGGAGGAACAACAATGGCAATGCATGTTCTGTGGAGCCTCAGAAGGAAATTTCGATGTGCTGTTTTGAAAAACAACATAGCTCATAACAGTGACATCGCAGTCCAAGTCTtgcacctgctgacctgtggCAGAGAGGAGCAGTCAAGCTACACACCTGTTCTTCTCCTGGTAGACAACTGGGAGGATGTTGAGGACCTACAGCGATGCATTCTGAATGAggcaagagagaaaaaaagacaggaGGGTGTACTGGTCGTCATTCTGAACTGTGAGAGAACACAGTTCCCAGCTGAACTCTCCAGGAATAGCAGAATTGACAATGTATTCATCACCAACAAACTATCCCCCAAAGAGAAAAAATTCTTTAATGAGAAATTGAAAGACCTTAAGGACAACCATGAGAAACCTGAAACCTTCTATGCTTTTATGATCATGACAAACAATTTCAGTGAGGAATACATTGAGAATCTGGTGTGCAACACCCTTAAAGATCTGGATACCTCCAGCAAACAGGGACgacttctttctttcttggcAATACTGAACACATATGTGAATGGTTCATGTATGTCACTTTCTCTGTGTGAAGAGTTAGTGGGGATAAGGAATGCCTTATGGGAAAGAGAGACACTAGAAGACAAGATGAATCCGTACTCCACTCTGCTAATCCACTTCTCTGTTGAAGAACATGGCACTTATCAAGCTGTACGGTTTCTACACCAAATGATTGCCAGTAATTGCCTAAAAGTCTTGACCAAGAAGCACAACCTATTTCGAGGAGAAATAACAACAAATCTGTTGCACTGTGACTTGCTTTACAAGTCTTGCATGGGGAAAGACATCCTGGTTCAAAACATCCAAAGTATGCTGATAACACGACATCGGAAAGAACTTGGAAATGACAAAGACACGCTGTTCTCTCCTTTGATTGAGGATATATATAACGATGAGGGAACTGAACAAATCAAGCAGGTATTGATAAAGGCAACAGatagatttgacaaaaatgcaACAGTGCCTCAAGCTTTGGCAAGACATTTCTATCTGAAAGAGAAGGACTTTAAATCTGCCTTGCATTGGGCTGAAGACGCACAGCAGAAGAAGTACAATTCCTACATTGCGGACACACTTGGACAGGTGCATAAAAGCAGCATGAAACAGGAACTTAATCAAGGTTTCACCCCAAAGATGTTAGACATATGCCTCAAGTCAGCATACAATGCCATAAAAGCATTCAGAGATTCTCAAGATCTCGCAAGAAAAGATGAACCACCAGATCCCTTTGACCAGCGCaatagaaaaaaacaaaaaagctacAACACATCAGGCTATGTAGGTGAGATGGAGGTAACAATGATCATTTTTGATTTCATCAAATACATTCCCTTCTTCAATGAAAGTCCTTACCAGAAGGACAGAATGTTGCAGTTCCTCAGCGGTCGACTGTCCACAAAAGATTTACACATTGGAAACACTCAGATAGATTCTGAGTTTATTGCTATCCTAGCAGACCATGAGAGATTCTTAGTGTCTTTGAGGCCACGATTAAAGGAAAGCTTCACTTTCTTTGAGAACTACTTTACTTACTTAAAACCCAGGTCCATTGAGAGGGAAACAGTAGatgacaaaaacaaaagaaaagtgtCTAAATACTTCAATGAATACATGCAGATCTTCTGTGCcaaggaagagaaagacacagaaaaaGCTAGTAAACCACGCCTGAGTGTGAGCCAGGAAGTTCAGGACCAGCGACGCTACTTAGAGGAAAAAAGAGCGGATTCATTTGCCGGGCTCCTTCAATGTTTGACTGAGAAGAACCGAAATCAAATGGAGTTCATTATGAACAAATGGCAGTTCATAGTTGATCATTCAGTTCGGAAATCATTGTCCGACAGAATACATTATATCCTGACAAACATTGTTCTTCACTCAATGAAACCAAGTTCAGGGTTACTGAAAAAATATGAAGACTTGGTGTCCTTGCTCAATGAGATGCTGCAAGATGAAGGAACCCATTCAAACTGCACAGAGCTGTACTATCTCTCCATGTTGCTGATGTGGCCAAATAACGACAGTATGCTCAAGAACACAACAACTTTCAAAAACATCGCCACATATGTCACAGCATCCAAGAAGTCGTTTAATCGTCGTTTTTCTCACATGTTTCCAGCAAGGTCTGCCATATCACATTTTTACCTCGGAAACTCCCAAGGTCTGAAGAGAATAATAGGCAAAGAAAAACTTGAACAGGCTCTGAAACCATCTCCAAAGTCTTCAAAAGACCGACTCTGGCAGACTGGGCTAATATGGAAGGAGCCGGAAGTTAAGAAACTCCTGTTACGTGTtaaagggaaaacagaaaatgGGGAAATCCATCATTTTTGTGGCAATGTCAAAATCCTGGTGCGTCCTGTGTACCTTGGAGGGGTACGTCCTGGGTGTAGTGTGGAGGAAGTCTCCTTCTATCTAGGATTCAGCATGGAAGGACCTGTCGCCTACGACCTCCAGTATGTTAATGACCCGTAAACAGCAGTGAGAGATGTTCAAGTGTAAAACAAAAGAGCAACAGTTGGAAGGAACAATGAAGGATGTGAAAGGATAGAGGAGAACAAAAAAAAGAGTACAGTGTTCATTTATtgatttggagggggggggggggggggggggagacacacgATTTGTCGATTTGTTGTTATTTACCACAAAGACCAATAcgttttgtgtgtttatttttttaatttactGTAGTTCTTACTGATGAGATGGTACTTCACTTACGTTTATTTATGTAATCTAAATGTATATTcaacaaatacaatttcatgCATTAAGGGAAAAAATTAAGTAGCCTAATTGTCATATTGTTATTTTTTCCAACATGCGCATTTGCAAGAATGTTACAGATTTGTACCAGTTCTGCATTCATATTTTACATTGTTAATTGGATTCATGCATAGGCGATTTTACCGCAAAactgttgggatgaaaacatttacattttcaaattaatGTGAAAACAGATTAAATGTTTtaagtgatgtcagagttgtatGTTCTATCACGGTTTGTTGTAT
This genomic window from Hypomesus transpacificus isolate Combined female chromosome 4, fHypTra1, whole genome shotgun sequence contains:
- the LOC124467122 gene encoding sterile alpha motif domain-containing protein 9-like isoform X1, with translation MMSHNRKDRVRKRVSREMQSPLASEEIEDKPTGQVGAAELCCPDKHEMEDQPEEKPESPGSPESLKSEGSLDLPINFNQEGCEELPKREMRLERAQSPTLSYLSMRTDRSMEPPPNLDISSIQRLTKQDRSEFSEQEAHAEMAAYVPQFPQRIEDWTTEEVQDWLTKILRVPESVSKKLYDQDVSGGCLVCFDKKDLIDLGLTIGPVVQIIKMVDKQRKKEEQEAKMQEVNVGKYERTQEIDTVKSDSEGLMAASWMPLERMDANTTDTVTPEKIICVPRLFDKKDPSFMYSQNNILPLAVGPSDLIEPVHEYNLLLGNVEEVSEREILYEFCNKAVCFAASCMNSRTNGTIHFCVIGDLGSTHGQIVGLNVSSFNDYIIEFDMRLDQHFKENKRIAKACVRPPQFFQVQNIDGTTSGKYVIEVDVIPTYFETQEMLFYTYLYTSPEGQHVGCNTECLFVRQGTRSMNILADPNQKTLRERERVITEEVKNWASTRKEMEKKCHTPKPGQQGHKLKQLITHGRGTLENSLYVILVTNKCHPSQLEHLHFLKEMKLFAVLEFHPESDKSGTCGFYRKDRIANLHYPRVYNTQENVSNLIAKLNLFKQTSWVFCNGRANEQDEQDMPFSPSDWLKKRAGEVSDMVSILCNPDVLPKDRLLMVFLLHSVETDVSSPIMETFCAIYRNLEGEDNMICLCKDSTVFSQWKELINTRCKVDITRKCIYELSLNEIDSTIRKLKEPRTQSSCRYLPSIGSSSVLLTKKDEEKMTDLNILCENECEGSEIETTESFKDFTTKTEEDFYRGGQVTWWNFYLSERPGCLPFIKRNSFEDLQNLITESSTFSCVMINLFHHPGCGGTTMAMHVLWSLRRKFRCAVLKNNIAHNSDIAVQVLHLLTCGREEQSSYTPVLLLVDNWEDVEDLQRCILNEAREKKRQEGVLVVILNCERTQFPAELSRNSRIDNVFITNKLSPKEKKFFNEKLKDLKDNHEKPETFYAFMIMTNNFSEEYIENLVCNTLKDLDTSSKQGRLLSFLAILNTYVNGSCMSLSLCEELVGIRNALWERETLEDKMNPYSTLLIHFSVEEHGTYQAVRFLHQMIASNCLKVLTKKHNLFRGEITTNLLHCDLLYKSCMGKDILVQNIQSMLITRHRKELGNDKDTLFSPLIEDIYNDEGTEQIKQVLIKATDRFDKNATVPQALARHFYLKEKDFKSALHWAEDAQQKKYNSYIADTLGQVHKSSMKQELNQGFTPKMLDICLKSAYNAIKAFRDSQDLARKDEPPDPFDQRNRKKQKSYNTSGYVGEMEVTMIIFDFIKYIPFFNESPYQKDRMLQFLSGRLSTKDLHIGNTQIDSEFIAILADHERFLVSLRPRLKESFTFFENYFTYLKPRSIERETVDDKNKRKVSKYFNEYMQIFCAKEEKDTEKASKPRLSVSQEVQDQRRYLEEKRADSFAGLLQCLTEKNRNQMEFIMNKWQFIVDHSVRKSLSDRIHYILTNIVLHSMKPSSGLLKKYEDLVSLLNEMLQDEGTHSNCTELYYLSMLLMWPNNDSMLKNTTTFKNIATYVTASKKSFNRRFSHMFPARSAISHFYLGNSQGLKRIIGKEKLEQALKPSPKSSKDRLWQTGLIWKEPEVKKLLLRVKGKTENGEIHHFCGNVKILVRPVYLGGVRPGCSVEEVSFYLGFSMEGPVAYDLQYVNDP
- the LOC124467122 gene encoding sterile alpha motif domain-containing protein 9-like isoform X2, with product MVDKQRKKEEQEAKMQEVNVGKYERTQEIDTVKSDSEGLMAASWMPLERMDANTTDTVTPEKIICVPRLFDKKDPSFMYSQNNILPLAVGPSDLIEPVHEYNLLLGNVEEVSEREILYEFCNKAVCFAASCMNSRTNGTIHFCVIGDLGSTHGQIVGLNVSSFNDYIIEFDMRLDQHFKENKRIAKACVRPPQFFQVQNIDGTTSGKYVIEVDVIPTYFETQEMLFYTYLYTSPEGQHVGCNTECLFVRQGTRSMNILADPNQKTLRERERVITEEVKNWASTRKEMEKKCHTPKPGQQGHKLKQLITHGRGTLENSLYVILVTNKCHPSQLEHLHFLKEMKLFAVLEFHPESDKSGTCGFYRKDRIANLHYPRVYNTQENVSNLIAKLNLFKQTSWVFCNGRANEQDEQDMPFSPSDWLKKRAGEVSDMVSILCNPDVLPKDRLLMVFLLHSVETDVSSPIMETFCAIYRNLEGEDNMICLCKDSTVFSQWKELINTRCKVDITRKCIYELSLNEIDSTIRKLKEPRTQSSCRYLPSIGSSSVLLTKKDEEKMTDLNILCENECEGSEIETTESFKDFTTKTEEDFYRGGQVTWWNFYLSERPGCLPFIKRNSFEDLQNLITESSTFSCVMINLFHHPGCGGTTMAMHVLWSLRRKFRCAVLKNNIAHNSDIAVQVLHLLTCGREEQSSYTPVLLLVDNWEDVEDLQRCILNEAREKKRQEGVLVVILNCERTQFPAELSRNSRIDNVFITNKLSPKEKKFFNEKLKDLKDNHEKPETFYAFMIMTNNFSEEYIENLVCNTLKDLDTSSKQGRLLSFLAILNTYVNGSCMSLSLCEELVGIRNALWERETLEDKMNPYSTLLIHFSVEEHGTYQAVRFLHQMIASNCLKVLTKKHNLFRGEITTNLLHCDLLYKSCMGKDILVQNIQSMLITRHRKELGNDKDTLFSPLIEDIYNDEGTEQIKQVLIKATDRFDKNATVPQALARHFYLKEKDFKSALHWAEDAQQKKYNSYIADTLGQVHKSSMKQELNQGFTPKMLDICLKSAYNAIKAFRDSQDLARKDEPPDPFDQRNRKKQKSYNTSGYVGEMEVTMIIFDFIKYIPFFNESPYQKDRMLQFLSGRLSTKDLHIGNTQIDSEFIAILADHERFLVSLRPRLKESFTFFENYFTYLKPRSIERETVDDKNKRKVSKYFNEYMQIFCAKEEKDTEKASKPRLSVSQEVQDQRRYLEEKRADSFAGLLQCLTEKNRNQMEFIMNKWQFIVDHSVRKSLSDRIHYILTNIVLHSMKPSSGLLKKYEDLVSLLNEMLQDEGTHSNCTELYYLSMLLMWPNNDSMLKNTTTFKNIATYVTASKKSFNRRFSHMFPARSAISHFYLGNSQGLKRIIGKEKLEQALKPSPKSSKDRLWQTGLIWKEPEVKKLLLRVKGKTENGEIHHFCGNVKILVRPVYLGGVRPGCSVEEVSFYLGFSMEGPVAYDLQYVNDP